One genomic region from Yarrowia lipolytica chromosome 1C, complete sequence encodes:
- a CDS encoding uncharacterized protein (Compare to YALI0C09779g, weakly similar to uniprot|P53917 Saccharomyces cerevisiae YNL127w FAR11 Hypothetical 109.8kDa protein, similar to Saccharomyces cerevisiae FAR11 (YNL127W); ancestral locus Anc_2.143) codes for MEPDVTDGIPPLQSDSSPPPDQITDAQLQSELDARTQSIAQGPEFTDTPRICYEYSVTGGSFVDELEEWYSYKDGVESGLRTWDGDDVAQSLGPDGYLECVVKTGPGPLSLPQLSCLLYIAQGLFADSIGIRDHIQRLHSGSDMLINGSVVTRVIDTLSSRLDDLLGDLVAMVASKATYYDPVVATCLTILYHITLSSLERHKPVPGVSELPAKLIATIARMRYGGQDVVSLKQLHLLLWKVLVLELGDQKALEDTSRAQRQKYDIPEEDPALPIVTASPIDYEAFRQDVTARYPSFVPPKSIIPPEIDTQQSLSSFVHVPRPLNEQQSNTQLPAPQVHLATPAPSPPLTPATTTAKGQKVKRSVYQKNQSFPFLFPSDDGDTVPESIKEAVELFSSRVRTDVATKQLWEVRKEFMRQERGWLTVDEMIGELSLDCSQATPLEKIESIYSSSLEHLNSFVAVSLKFLLANIVFFADGEGEFDGDQLEYIRNSEISLKAVSSVIVLLTKWFRVNHVMQFEHFATLLFDTRFFLLVYRFFYAHDTLEASLRRTEVRSKGFFYKSMMLSQNPDARDFDQVFPILTPVSPNTAHNVKQVTVFNQRYIQTAINLVKTLRMIVSKKTQRIIVVAELPSDTLKKALAIRQPDLNKAVWNLFKEQIPFNGRKWKYANMDIISHIYLNCKLDLRDDWLVGTSVTSEVDDAYPQEVALRALVQFFNTLRYPKQMEKLGFVRKNADFFAAEDD; via the coding sequence ATGGAACCGGACGTGACCGACGGAATTCCGCCGCTGCAGTCGGACTCGTCGCCACCGCCGGATCAGATCACCGACGCGCAGCTCCAGAGCGAGCTCGACGCGCGCACACAAAGCATAGCCCAAGGGCCGGAGTTCACTGACACGCCACGCATctgctacgagtactctGTGACGGGAGGCTCGTTTgtcgacgagctggaggagtggtaCAGCTACAAGGACGGCGTGGAAAGCGGGCTGAGGACCTGGGATGGTGATGACGTGGCCCAGAGCCTGGGACCAGACGGATACCTGGAATGTGTGGTGAAGACCGGACCTGGTCCTCTGAGTCTTCCTCAGCTCAGCTGTCTGCTGTATATTGCTCAGGGATTGTTTGCAGACTCGATTGGCATCCGAGATCACATTCAGCGACTACATTCCGGTAGTGATATGTTGATTAACGGAAGTGTGGTGACGCGCGTCATTGACACCCTCTCCTCCCGTCTGGACGACTTGCTGGGCGATCTGGTGGCCATGGTGGCATCCAAGGCCACCTACTACGACCCCGTTGTCGCCACATGTCTCACTATCCTCTACCATATCACACTGTCATCTCTGGAACGTCACAAACCCGTGCCTGGGGTTTCGGAGTTGCCTGCAAAACTCATTGCCACCATCGCGCGCATGCGTTACGGCGGCCAGGACGTGGTATcgctcaaacagctgcatTTACTGCTGTGGAAGGTGCTTGTGCTCGAATTGGGAGACCAAAAAGCCCTGGAAGACACATCAAGAGCCCAGCGACAGAAGTACGACATTCCCGAGGAGGATCCGGCGCTGCCAATTGTTACGGCGTCCCCTATCGACTACGAAGCGTTCAGGCAGGACGTGACAGCTCGGTATCCATCTTTTGTGCCCCCCAAATCGATTATTCCACCCGAGATTGACACGCAACAGTCTCTATCCTCGTTCGTTCACGTGCCGCGGCCTCTCAACGAGCAGCAGAGCAATACCCAACTCCCTGCGCCCCAGGTGCACCTTGCGACAcccgctccttctcctcctctgaCTCCAGCAACGACTACAGCCAAAGGACAAAAGGTGAAACGGTCCGTGTACCAGAAGAACCAGTCGTTTCCGTTTCTGTTCCCCTCGGATGACGGAGACACGGTACCGGAGAGTATCAAGGAGGCTGTTGAGCTGTTCAGTAGCCGTGTCAGAACAGACGTGGCCACCAAACAGCTCTGGGAGGTGCGCAAGGAGTTTATGCGTCAAGAACGGGGCTGGTTGACGGTCGACGAGATGATTGGAGAGTTATCGCTGGACTGTTCACAGGCGACACCTCTGGAAAAGATTGAAAGCATTTACTCGTCTTCTCTCGAGCATCTCAACTCGTTTGTGGCGGTCTCTCTCAAGTTTCTGCTGGCCAACATTGTCTTTTTCGCGGATGGAGAAGGCGAGTTTGATGGAGATCAATTGGAGTACATTCGCAACTCGGAAATCTCGCTCAAGGCAGTTTCCAGCGTTATTGTGCTGCTGACCAAGTGGTTCAGGgtgaatcacgtgatgcagTTTGAGCATTTCGCCACACTGCTGTTCGACACGCGGTTCTTCCTACTAGTCTACCGCTTCTTTTACGCCCACGATACGCTGGAGGCTTCGCTGCGACGAACCGAGGTCAGAAGCAAGGGGTTCTTCTACAAAAGCATGATGCTTAGTCAGAATCCCGACGCACGGGACTTTGACCAGGTCTTTCCCATTCTCACTCCCGTGTCTCCCAACACAGCCCACAATGTCAAACAGGTGACCGTTTTCAATCAGCGGTACATTCAGACAGCGATTAATTTGGTGAAGACGCTGAGAATGATTGTTTCGAAGAAGACACAGCGAATCATTGTGGTTGCGGAGCTGCCCAGCGATACGTTGAAGAAGGCTCTTGCTATTCGACAGCCCGATCTCAACAAGGCGGTTTGGAACCTGTTCAAAGAGCAGATCCCCTTCAATGGCCGGAAATGGAAGTACGCCAACATGGATATCATCTCGCACATTTATCTCAATTGCAAGTTAGATCTGAGAGATGATTGGTTGGTGGGCACCAGTGTCACCTCCGAGGTCGATGATGCCTACCCACAGGAGGTGGCGCTACGTGCTTTGGTACAGTTTTTCAATACGCTGAGGTATCCCAAGCAGATGGAAAAGTTGGGGTTTGTGAGGAAGAATGCTGACTTTTTTGCTGCCGAGGACGACTAG
- a CDS encoding uncharacterized protein (Compare to YALI0C09801g, similar to uniprot|P47081 Saccharomyces cerevisiae YJL003W Hypothetical 14.1 kDa protein in CYR1-OST1 intergenic region, similar to Saccharomyces cerevisiae COX16 (YJL003W); ancestral locus Anc_5.212) has protein sequence MLEQNKFKTKKQQQAWNKTLAGRYYNAMVKRPFLFFGLPFLTTIYAASVYFAEFTAYRYEIQDGKVKALSEEEALKLDRGRRKVDMKEEFYRLQQLGKQDDWEQVRVPRMKGESDNVF, from the coding sequence ATGCTCGAACAGAACAAATTCAAGACGaaaaaacagcagcaggcaTGGAACAAGACGCTGGCCGGACGGTACTACAACGCCATGGTCAAGCGGccctttttgtttttcggACTGCCGTTTCTGACCACCATCTACGCCGCATCGGTGTACTTTGCTGAGTTCACCGCCTACAGATACGAGATCCAGGACGGCAAGGTCAAGGCGCtgtccgaggaggaggcgcTGAAGCTGGACAGGGGTCGCCGAAAGGTGGacatgaaggaggagttttaccgtctgcagcagctcggtAAGCAGGACGACTGGGAGCAGGTCCGAGTGCCTCGAATGAAGGGGGAGAGTGACAATGTTTTTTAA